One window from the genome of Serinibacter salmoneus encodes:
- a CDS encoding putative F420-0 ABC transporter permease subunit, whose translation MTTDQRPTIPAAAPTPAPTVHPDTTAHPTPRRRLPLWLLVTLGAVALIASVLVAVTIGPADLDVAQVLAILGHHLGLASAPTEPLSDAIVWELRLPRVLTAACVGAGLALGGAVMQSLTRNPLADPYLLGLSSGASLGAVAVLVLGVAILLPVAAFAGALAALALTLALARTAGALTPTRAVLAGLAVSQLAAAGTSFVIFWTASGDSYQEILAWLMGSLAGTTWPDVSIAVVALVVVGTVLIASGTRLDAFTFGDTAAAALGINVARTRWTLLTLVALLTGAMVAVSGAIGFVGLVLPHVVAALTGPAHRRLLPMAALVGATFLIWADTLARTLFDPREMPVGIVTALIGVPVFAFLLRRRTAWS comes from the coding sequence ATGACCACCGACCAGCGCCCCACCATCCCGGCCGCGGCACCCACCCCGGCCCCGACGGTGCACCCCGACACGACGGCGCACCCCACCCCGCGCCGCCGGCTCCCCCTGTGGCTCCTGGTCACCCTGGGCGCTGTGGCGCTCATCGCCTCCGTGCTCGTGGCCGTCACCATCGGCCCCGCGGACCTCGATGTCGCCCAGGTACTGGCGATCCTCGGCCACCACCTGGGCCTCGCGTCCGCGCCCACCGAGCCGCTGAGCGACGCCATCGTGTGGGAACTGCGGCTGCCGCGGGTGCTGACCGCCGCGTGCGTGGGCGCCGGCCTGGCGCTCGGCGGCGCCGTCATGCAGTCCCTCACCCGCAACCCGCTGGCCGACCCCTACCTGCTAGGACTCTCCTCCGGCGCGTCGCTGGGCGCGGTGGCGGTGCTGGTGCTCGGCGTGGCGATCCTGCTGCCGGTCGCGGCCTTCGCCGGGGCACTGGCGGCCCTGGCCCTCACCCTGGCCCTCGCGCGCACCGCCGGGGCCCTCACCCCCACCCGGGCCGTGCTCGCGGGTCTCGCGGTCTCCCAGTTGGCGGCCGCCGGCACCAGCTTCGTCATCTTCTGGACGGCCAGCGGCGATTCCTACCAGGAGATCCTCGCCTGGCTGATGGGATCGCTGGCCGGCACCACCTGGCCGGACGTGAGCATCGCCGTCGTGGCCCTCGTGGTGGTCGGCACCGTGCTGATCGCCAGCGGCACCCGACTGGACGCCTTCACCTTCGGGGACACCGCCGCCGCCGCGCTCGGCATCAACGTGGCCCGCACCCGCTGGACCCTGCTCACCCTGGTGGCCCTGCTGACCGGCGCGATGGTCGCGGTCAGCGGTGCGATCGGGTTCGTGGGCCTCGTGCTGCCGCACGTGGTCGCCGCACTCACCGGCCCCGCGCACCGGCGGCTGCTGCCGATGGCCGCCCTGGTGGGCGCCACCTTCCTGATCTGGGCCGACACCTTGGCCCGCACCCTGTTCGACCCGCGCGAGATGCCGGTCGGCATCGTCACCGCCCTCATCGGGGTGCCGGTGTTCGCCTTCCTGCTGCGCCGCAGGACGGCATGGAGCTGA
- a CDS encoding putative F420-0 ABC transporter substrate-binding protein, with the protein MSHPRALNPRPAATARRRALTTLAAVPAVALLAACGSSDPAVDSPDSSAGGSATSTEAPASTEPTGSTGSDGSTYQTFTADNCGFAVEVSERPERILAIKSSMIELAAALGASDRLIGVAFSDGEPPADLADSLAEVPVVSDAVPGQEALLELAPDLVLGGWESNFSADGAGERDALAGLGIATYVAPSACQGEGYQPNPLTFEGIFDDIREAGALLDASEAAEQVVADQQAVLDAVDPLDGQSAVWWSSGTDTPYIGTGIGAPQMILQAAGLTNAFGDVPETWSSIGWEEVVAADPDVFVLVDSTWNSAEDKIAALAANPATASLDAVVNERYVVVPFAATEGGVRNADTVADIVDQVTALG; encoded by the coding sequence TTGTCGCACCCTCGTGCCCTGAATCCTCGCCCCGCGGCCACTGCGCGCCGCCGCGCGCTCACCACCCTCGCCGCCGTCCCCGCCGTCGCGCTGCTCGCCGCGTGCGGTTCGTCCGACCCGGCGGTGGACTCGCCGGACTCCTCGGCCGGCGGGTCCGCCACCAGCACCGAAGCCCCTGCGTCCACCGAGCCCACTGGGTCCACGGGGTCCGACGGCTCCACGTACCAGACCTTCACCGCCGACAACTGCGGCTTCGCCGTCGAGGTCAGCGAGCGCCCCGAGCGGATCCTGGCCATCAAGTCCTCCATGATCGAGCTCGCGGCGGCCCTCGGCGCCTCCGACCGCCTCATCGGGGTGGCGTTCAGCGACGGGGAACCGCCCGCCGACCTCGCCGATTCCCTCGCCGAGGTGCCGGTGGTCTCCGACGCCGTGCCCGGCCAGGAGGCCCTCCTGGAACTCGCCCCCGACCTCGTCCTCGGCGGCTGGGAGTCGAACTTCTCCGCCGACGGCGCCGGTGAGCGCGACGCCCTCGCTGGCCTCGGCATCGCTACCTACGTGGCCCCCTCCGCCTGCCAGGGCGAGGGATACCAACCGAACCCGCTCACGTTCGAGGGCATCTTCGACGACATCCGCGAGGCCGGCGCGCTCCTGGACGCGAGCGAGGCCGCCGAGCAGGTGGTGGCCGACCAGCAGGCGGTGCTCGACGCCGTCGACCCCCTGGACGGGCAGAGTGCGGTGTGGTGGTCCTCGGGGACCGACACCCCCTACATCGGCACCGGCATCGGGGCGCCGCAGATGATCCTGCAGGCCGCGGGGTTGACCAATGCCTTCGGCGACGTCCCCGAGACCTGGTCCTCGATCGGGTGGGAGGAGGTCGTGGCCGCCGATCCCGACGTGTTCGTGCTCGTGGACTCCACCTGGAACAGCGCCGAGGACAAGATCGCGGCCCTGGCCGCCAACCCGGCCACCGCCTCCCTGGATGCCGTGGTGAACGAGCGCTACGTCGTCGTCCCCTTCGCCGCGACCGAGGGTGGCGTGCGCAACGCCGACACGGTGGCGGACATCGTCGACCAGGTCACCGCCCTGGGCTGA